The Halomonas denitrificans genome window below encodes:
- the hflK gene encoding FtsH protease activity modulator HflK has translation MTRSTSNNGRGRGDAIDLKALMKRRRGGPPIKPILGAAVAVLVLWGALSAFYTVQPEERAVVKRFGDVIAITDPGLHFKLPFGIDDVQFVATERVLKQEFGFRTEGTRAGGRTNYSSQQFEDESLMLTGDLNVIDVEWVVQYRINDPIKFLYEMREPTETLRDIAESVMRRVVGNRLGSAVLTVGRVEIQAQAAEEIQAIMNQYDAGIDIITVELQDVVPPPAVQPAFNEVNEARQERERMINEAQKRVNQEIPRAEGEAIRAIAEAEGYATERVNRALGETARFTAVLEQYRQAPEVTRSRLYLETLNQVLPTIGQVLVVQDGQASPLPLLDVNREAAGAARAVNRANGGQP, from the coding sequence GTGACCCGATCCACTTCGAACAATGGCCGAGGCCGCGGCGACGCGATCGACCTGAAGGCGCTGATGAAGCGCCGCCGGGGCGGCCCGCCGATCAAACCGATCCTGGGCGCCGCCGTCGCGGTGCTGGTCCTCTGGGGCGCGCTGTCGGCGTTCTACACGGTCCAGCCCGAAGAGCGGGCCGTGGTCAAGCGCTTCGGCGACGTCATCGCCATCACCGATCCCGGCCTGCACTTCAAGCTGCCCTTCGGCATCGACGACGTGCAGTTCGTCGCCACCGAGCGCGTCCTCAAGCAGGAATTCGGCTTCCGCACGGAGGGAACGCGGGCCGGCGGCCGGACCAACTACTCGAGCCAGCAGTTCGAGGACGAATCGCTGATGCTGACCGGCGACCTGAACGTGATCGACGTCGAGTGGGTGGTCCAGTACCGGATCAACGATCCGATCAAGTTCCTCTACGAGATGCGCGAGCCGACCGAGACCCTGCGCGATATCGCCGAGTCGGTGATGCGGCGCGTGGTCGGCAACCGCCTCGGTTCCGCCGTGCTGACCGTCGGCCGGGTGGAGATCCAGGCCCAGGCCGCCGAGGAGATCCAGGCCATCATGAACCAGTACGACGCCGGCATCGACATCATCACCGTGGAGCTGCAGGACGTGGTCCCGCCGCCGGCGGTGCAGCCGGCCTTCAACGAGGTCAACGAGGCCCGCCAGGAGCGCGAGCGGATGATCAACGAGGCCCAGAAGCGGGTCAACCAGGAGATTCCCCGGGCCGAGGGCGAGGCGATCCGCGCGATCGCCGAGGCCGAAGGCTACGCCACCGAGCGGGTCAACCGCGCGCTCGGCGAGACGGCCCGCTTCACCGCGGTGCTCGAGCAGTACCGCCAGGCCCCGGAAGTCACCCGGTCGCGCCTGTACCTGGAGACCTTGAACCAGGTCCTGCCGACGATCGGCCAGGTGCTGGTCGTGCAGGATGGCCAGGCCTCGCCGCTGCCGCTGCTCGACGTCAATCGCGAAGCGGCCGGCGCCGCCCGCGCCGTGAACCGCGCCAACGGAGGCCAGCCATGA